The sequence CATGCCCTTCGGCGCGCGGTCGATGATCATCTTGGCCAGGGTGATCGAGGCCTCGGTGCCGTGGCCGACATACGCATGATAGTAGGCAAGATTCCTGGCCTGGGCGGCGATGGCATCGGCGATCTTCTGGCGGCCATAGCCGACATTGACGCAATAGAGGCCGGCAAAGGCATCGATGCTCTTCTTGCCATTGTTGTCCCACACGGTCACGCCTTCGCCTCCGGCCATGATGCGCGTCGGCGATTCACCCCGCGCATGCGTGCCCATATGGGTCGAGGGATGGAAGAAGTGGTCGCGATCCCAGGCGGCGAGTTCGTTGGACTGGTCGAGCATTCTTTTGACTCCTTGAGATATGGCCGGACGGACCTATGCGACGTCCAGGCAGAGGTACTTCAGATCCGTGAACGCTTCGAGGCCATGGCGCGAGCCTTCGCGGCCGATGCCGGATTGCTTGACGCCGCCGAACGGTATCGGCGCGCCGGTGATCTTGACGCGGTTGATGGCGACCATGCCGTAGTCGAGCGCGCGGCCCATGCGCTGCTGGCGCGCGCCATTCTCGGTCACGACATAGGCAACGAGGCCATATTCGGTGGCGTTGGCGCGGACGATCACTTCGTCCTCGCTGTCGAACGGCGTCACGGCCGCGACCGGCCCAAAGGTTTCCTCGCGCATGATCAGCGCGTCGTCGGGCACATCAGCCAGCAGTGTCGGCTGATAGAACAATGGCCCGGCCGGATGCCGCTTGCCGCCGGCGAGGCAGCGCGCGCCATGAGCGATGGCGTCGGCGACCTGCTCCTCGACCTTTGCCACGGCGCGCTCATGCATCAGCGGCCCGATATCAATCGTGTCGGCGAGCCCATTGCCGATCCGCAGCGCCTCGATCCGCCTGGCGAAGGCGGCGCAGAAGCGATCGTAGAGCGGCCGCTGGACATAGATGCGGTTGGCAGCGAGGCAATCCTGGCCCGACGTGGCGAATTTGGCGTCGATGGCGATGCCCACCGCTTTGTCGAGATCCGCGTCGGTGAACACGATCAGCGGTGCGTGGCCACCGAGTTCCATCACCAGCCGTTTCATCGTCGGCGCACTCTGGGCGGCGATCAGCCTGCCGATCTCGGTCGAGCCGGTAAAACTCATGGCGCGGACGCGTGGG is a genomic window of Mesorhizobium huakuii containing:
- a CDS encoding NAD-dependent succinate-semialdehyde dehydrogenase codes for the protein MSAHFARSHRHEALDRLADRRLLRELAYVDGHWTASEAAESFEVTDPATGSTVAFVAALDARQTTKAIDAAARAFPAWRSLLPQERSKILRKWFELIIAAKDDLALLMTLEQGKPLQESLGEIDYAASFVEWYAEEAKRLNAESVTSHLPNAEMMVRREPLGVVGVVTPWNFPSAMLTRKAAAALAAGCTIVAHPSSETPLSALALAELGERAGLPAGVFNIVTGKAATIVGCMCEDPRVRAMSFTGSTEIGRLIAAQSAPTMKRLVMELGGHAPLIVFTDADLDKAVGIAIDAKFATSGQDCLAANRIYVQRPLYDRFCAAFARRIEALRIGNGLADTIDIGPLMHERAVAKVEEQVADAIAHGARCLAGGKRHPAGPLFYQPTLLADVPDDALIMREETFGPVAAVTPFDSEDEVIVRANATEYGLVAYVVTENGARQQRMGRALDYGMVAINRVKITGAPIPFGGVKQSGIGREGSRHGLEAFTDLKYLCLDVA